The following DNA comes from Cytophagales bacterium.
ACTACCCAAAATGAATTGAGAGACAGTAATCTGAAACTAGAGGAAGCGAAAGCCAATCTGGAAAGAATCAATGAAAAGCAGCAACACATCAATCACTTACTGATGAAGGAGAAGGGATATTTAGGGCAAGGTGATAAAATGGATAGTGAATGAGGCAAGTATTAATGGTAAGTAGCTTAATCCTGATCGCGGCTTGTTCAGGTAATCCGGAAATAACAAAGTCTGAAAATGACTTGAAAGGGAAAGAAGAGGATGAGGATTTGATTGTACGATTTGCCAAATTGAAAATTGATTCTGCTCAGCTCGATGAATACCTGAATTATCTGAAAGAAGGGATTGAAACATCCATTGCTACAGAACCTGGAGTGCTGACGATGCATGCTGTCCAGGAAGAGAGAGATCCTTCGCAAGTTACTGTTCTGGAGATCTACGCTTCGGATTCAGCTTATCAATCACACCTGAAAACCCCTCATTTCCTGAGATACAAGGAAGGAACCATCAAGATGGTCAGGTCCCTGGAGTTAGTTGACCTGGATCCTATCGTGTTTGGTGTTAGATAGATTTTTGGTGATCGGTCCGTCAATGTGTGCTTTGTGTAAGCATCTGTTTGATTATCGTAAGGAATCCGCCCTCTGATCATTTAAATTGTATGTTCTTAAATTGAATGATATGGCTTCTTTTTCCTTGAAAATAAATGGCAAGAAACATCAAGTTGACGTGGATCCTTCCACGCCCATCTTGTGGGTGCTAAGAGATCACCTGGAATTGACTGGTACAAAGTACGGTTGTGGTATTGCGCAATGCGGTGCCTGTACGATCCATTTGAATGGCAATGCTACTCGCGCTTGTCAATTGCCTATCTCGGCCATTGGGACCAATGAAATCACCACCATTGAAGGCTTATCCGAAAATGCGGATCATCCCTTGCAAGAAGCCTGGATCGAGCATGACGTGCCACAGTGTGGTTACTGTCAGGCAGGCCAGATCATGAGCGCAGCTTCATTACTGAAGCAGAACCCTAACCCGTCAGAGGATGAAATTGCCTCAGCCATGCATGGTAACATTTGCAGATGTGGCACCTATACCAGAATTAAGAAAGCCATCCAAACCGCGGCTCAGGCCTAAATAGCACGTCATGACAGTATTGAAAACAAAGATCGGTCGTCGTTCATTTCTCAAGACCTCTGCTGCAGCTGGTGGTGGTTTGATGATTAGTTTCAGTTGGTTGGCCTCATGCTCAACAAAGCCAGAGAAAGAGGCCTTACAAATGCCCAAGGAATGGTTCGAAATGAACTCATACCTGAAAATTGGTGAAAATGGAATCGTTACAGTGCGGGTACCAAACCCTGAGTTTGGTCAAAACCTGAAGACCTCCATGCCGATGATCGTGGCGGATGAATTGGATACGGATTGGAAAAATGTCATTTCAGAACAAGCACCTTTCGATACCGATAAATACGTTCGACAACTCTCCGGAGGAAGTCAGTCGATCCGTCAGACCTGGAAGAGTTTGCGACTTGCCGGGGCTACAGCCCGACACGTATTAAAGCAAGCGGCAGCCAATGCCTGGCAAGTGCCTTTGAATGAGATCACGACGGCTAATGGACAATTGATGCACCAGGCTTCCGAGCGCTCAGCATCTTATGGAGAAATGGCTGCAGCTGCAGCACAAATCGAAGCACCGGAGGAAGTCACCTTAAAAACACCTCAGGAATACAACATCATTGGCACATCCAAAAAGAATGTGGATGCTGCAAAGATTGTCACCGGCCAACCGATGTTTGGGGTAGACATCAAAACAGAGGGCATGGCCTATGCGATGATCGTGCACCCGCCTGCCTTTGGTATGAAGTTGAAGTCTTTCGATCAATCATCTGTCCAGGATTTGCCTGGTATTCAAGACGTGTTTGCTTTTAAGACGTTTGAGGACGGCTATGAAAGAAACTACTTCGACACCAATACGCATAATGAAATGGTGGCCATCGTCGGGAATAGCACCTGGGAAGTCATGCAAGCCAAAAAGGCATTGAAAGTCGAATGGGAGGCGTTTGGAACACATTCTCATACGATGGACATGTTCGGGAGAAAAGTGGATATCACGATCCCTGGAGGCCTGGAAAGTTCTAATAGTCATCTGGCTGATATGCATGCCAAGGCTTCCAAGCCTGGAACGGAATTAAGAAAAGATGGTAATCCCGGTCAGGCTTTTGAGGAGGCCGAAACTATCATTGAACGTACTTACTCTGCTCCGTATTTGGCCCATAATACCATGGAGCCCATGAATTGCTATGCAGATGTCAAGTCAGACTTTGCGTTGATCAGAGGGCCGATCCAAGCCCCGGAATTCATTGAGAAGTCCATTGCTGCCCGTTTGAGATTACCGCTGGAAAAAGTAGACATTCAAATGGAGCGCATGGGTGGAGGCTTTGGCCGGCGTGCGTATGGCCACTACATGGTAGAGGCCGCAGTGATCTCGCAACAGATGAAAAAGCCAGTCAAGCTCATGTACACCCGTGAGGACGACATGACCTACGGTATTTACCGACCTACTTATACCGCTACCTATCGCGCTGCCCTGGACAAGGATAATAACCTGATCGGCTGGCATGTGAAAGGCGGAGGTATCCCGGAAAGTCCACTGGGAAGAGGAGCAGCCAATCGATTCCCTGCAGGAGCGATTGATAACTACCTGGCTGAAGAGTGGGCCTTGGATTCAAATATCACTATCGGAGCATTCCGAGCACCACGATCTAATTTCCTGGCAGGAGCTGAGCAGTCTTTCATGGATGAAATTGCGGAAGCTGCAGGAAAGGATCCCATTGCCTTTAGACTGGAGCTATTGAATAGAGCCAAGAATGACCCTGTGGGCAAAACCAATGATTATGAAGTAGATCGTTTGATTGATGTACTGGAGTTGGTCAGGGATAAATCAGATTGGGGGAATCCTAAGCCTGGTGTATCGCGTGGCGTCTCTGCTTATTTCTGTCACAATAGCTACGCTGCTCATGTGGTCGATGTGAAGGTAGAGCGTGGACGTCCTGTAGTTGAAAAGGTGACTTGTGCCATGGACTGTGGCATTGTGGTGAATCCTGACGCTGCAGCAAACATGGCCGAAGGTGCCATCATCGATGGGATTGGTAATGCTCTATTTGGAGAGATGAAATTCAATAATGGCGTACCTGAGAAAAGTAACTTTGATCAGTACCGTATGATTAGACATGCAGAAGCGCCCAAGGAAATCGATGTGCATTTTGTGCAGAATGAAATAGATCCGACAGGGATGGGTGAGCCTCCTTTCCCACCAGTCTTTGCGGCCCTGGCCAATGCGATCTACGGAGCTACAAACAAGCGTCTTTATCAACAGCCGTTTTTGGGTGAAGAGGTGAAATTGGGGTAGGCATTTAAAAATAATGAGAAGTCAATTGGGTTGGCTCCTCATTCAATTTCAACCTAGTTAAAAAAAAACTAGTATTTTAAGATACCAAGGCTTTTACAGAATCAATAGAAAAGACAAGGATTAGCCATTGGACCTTTAAGGAAATTGCTAATAGAAGAAACCCCAGGGAGTAGACTGATCTAACAACCAACTTTTATTTTTTTCTGTGTACGACTATAACCATTGAAATTGCTCCTTTTGATTCGGCGTTTAGATATTTTCTTACAGAAGTCGAAAAACTAATTCTTTATCATCGGTCACTTCCCACCTAATAGGGACCATGCATTTTACACCAACAGTTCCACTTCTTGCGGGCTGCCATTTTAACTCTTTAGAAATACGAATAAAGAAAAGTTGATATGAATCAGGCTTGTAGTGGTCCGATATTGAAGAAAGTAATAATTGGTTCTCTTCGGTTACCTCAAAGTTTTTGTCGGTCCTTGAAATAATATCCAAGACTTTTCCCTGATCACTTAATAAAATATTCAAGACACCTACAGGATACCCCTCGAGTTCATCAAAATTGCCTTTCTCTGCATTTATAATCTCTTCAATTTCGATAGGCTCAGCTTTGAATGGTGCGTCTAGCCGAGAATTATCTATCCAATAGTTCTGGAACCCAAATTCTTTCACAATTCGCAACAGGTTAATCTCTTCCGATGCTCGGCAATCATCAACCGCAATAAGACGAGAACAGATATTTATTATCCAAGTATTATCCTCTCGTAAGTTCAGGTAAATCAAATACTCATTTGATACCATTTTATCCATCCATTTCAATTTAAACTGATGATCGAAATATGCTGTAGGATGATCAAAAGTGAAAGTAAGGAGCTGACTTTCAACTCCTTTAATATTCTCTACCACTTCACTTTCTAGGATAAGCGTTTCATCGTCAAAATGATATGAATTGATCCGAACCCGAGCTACCCCGTCTGACATGATATAAGATTCTATTATAGCAGTGTCTTCGCATTCCCATAGGGCAGGTGAGTGATAACCAATTTTGATGCTTGAAGAAAATCCTGATATTGCAACTAGGAAATTGAACAACAGGAAAAAACAAATTCTAATTACACTCATAAGAACTGACTTCTAATCTCAAAAACTCTTGGGCATACCAGATATAATTGGTTTTTGTTGATGGAGGTAAGGAATCAAAACTATCTGTTTTGTCTAATCCTTGCCAAGCTAAAGCTTCATAAAATTCATCCCAATTCCATGAAGAGCCATTTGGAAGACTACTGCCAGTTAAATAGTTTTTTATCTGAGAGGACATTAATTCTGGAGCAAGCTCTTTTAAACCTCTTGCCATTTTATCCACGTAAAAATCAGACATATATTCATGTTGCCACGGTCCTTGAATTCCATAAGTCTCTATGTAACTCAATATAGCAGCAAATTCATTATTATGATTTACAGCATATTCAGCAAACTGATCAAATCCACCGGCTTCAACTACTTTGCTAAAAAGCTCCGCATGGATCATTTCATGCAACAAAGTTCGTGCTATATCGAGCTTTGAACGATTTAATTTTTGATCATTAAGACTAATAGTAATGTTCGCGCCTATCAAATCGTCACCTCGGTACGTGAACTCTGGAGCTGTATTGCCATTTGGGCTTCGGCCATCTTGATTTAAGTTTTTAATGTCCATACATAAATCAGCTATTGGTTGATCTCCCAAGAAGGCAGAAAGCGTTTCAAAGCCGGTATTATTGTTTTTCATAATCTCCCAGATTCCTTGGACACAATCATTATTCTTGAAAGCGGTCTTTTCACAAATATCCTGTTCCCACAAATCTGCAGGGCTTACGCATCGTTCTGAAACTGGATCATAAACAGTACCTCGACCACAACTAGGGAGTCTTGAAGGTGTTGGATCTGATGGAGGATTGCAATCATAGTTACTGTCGTAATTACATTCTCTTGCGTCTGGGTATTGATAAGGGTCAGTATCCGTACTGCCCGTTGACTCATTGATCACTGTAGTCGTACAAGTACTCTCGTATTCAATGTTTGTTACTTCACAAACATCCCCACTGCAGGCAATAGTAATCCACAGAGTAGTACGACAACTTATAATTACATCTTCAGCTCTACCGTTGATGGCCTGTGCTGTACAATCTTCATCGGTTGTGCCGTCTTTCATGCAAGAATAGCCAAATGGATTCCCTTCTAAATCGTAGTAGTAGATGTCACCAGTAAAGTAATTCCACTTTGCATGATCATATCCAATAGAATCATACCAGGCATGATCTGGCTTGTATTGCATTATATAAGCGTAAGATGAATCAGTAGATTCTGACATGATCAGGTTCGTGTATACATAGGGATCATCAGACTCAAATAATGCCGCATATCTGGTGGTTGAATCATTGCTGATTTTAGAGACTTCATCTGTGTTTAAAGATCCGAATTGATTCTCAACTCTTCCCCCGGAAGCACCATCGAAATAATTTGAAATGAGTGATTGAAGTTGTTTATCTTGATCTAAAGAAACAGTAGACCTTTCCCAGTCCTTTTGTTCTGGTAATTGCAGTTCAGGAACAGGTTCACAGCCTATGAATAGGAATGTGAGGACTAATAGATAGAATAAGTTTGAGGTTCTTAATGAGTACATAAAAAGTTGATTTAAAAAAGTTACATAAAATTGTTACGGTATTAGTGAAATAACTAGAGGAACTTCATGAACGTACTGAAATTCTTCATGTAGGTATCGAATTTTACAATGAACGTCATTATTAAGTCTTAGAAAAAACGGAATGAGGAGGGCTGAATACCATTCATCCTGGGAGGATAAATAACATTCGCCCATTTCCTCTGCTTCTGAAACATGCACCGCTTAACCAAGGCGCATTTCGTTTGAAATTCTATCTTTGAGTCGAAATAGTAACGCTTTATCGTAGAACTTAAAGAAAGTCGGGACACACGTCTCGACTTTGCCTTAGAACCAACGTCGGCCTAGTTGGCAACGCCTGACCGGCCGTGTTTACTCCGCCAAAAAGAACATACACCTTTCATTTAGTATAAAACAGTGGAGTGAACACTCCACTGTAAATACAACCAGCATAGACCTGTACCAATTCACAGGTTTATATTCATTCGCCACAGATCAAAAATGTCAGGTCTGAGATTCCCTCACTAAGAACCTGCCACCAGGCCTTTCATTTTTGTGAACAGCTATCGGCTGTAAAAGGATGGTAGTCCTATCTGAAAGCTTGGATTTTAATATTGTTAGTTATAAGGAGTAATAGGGGTAGGCCTAGTTTCCTACCCGCTATGGGTTCAGATAACAACACATGCTACATAGCCGTCACCTGTCTCAAATTAACCTTCTCCTTCATGCTTCAATTCTTCTCTGTCCATCTTGATTTCATAATACCTGTCTCATGAGAACATGTACCAGCTAGCCAAGGTGAATTTTCATTTGATATTCTATCTTCGAATCCAAACATTAACACTTCATTGTAGAACCTAAAGAAAGTCGGGACGTGTGCCCCGACTTTGCCATAGAACCAGCATCGGTATTACTCCGCCAAACAGAGCATACATCTTAATATTTTTCCAGGCGCAGCAGGGTTCTACATCTACTACAAATACAACCAGTATCGCTTCTGTTATGTAAACAGAAGTTTCGTTTGATATTTTATTCTCTGTAAGAAGTGGCGGGCTTACTCACTACAAACCCGCCTATTTTGAACCAGCTATAGGTACTGTCACATGGTTTGCCATCTGAAAACCAAGTCCTTACTGCTTCTATTTTCTAACGTTCCATTCAAGTTGCTTTTCTCAAAGCAATTCATGTCTAGGCACAAAGTTTTATCAACTCATTTCTCCGAATCATCTGGATATGAGTTAGTTTTATTTTCTTAGTACTTAGATGAGTCAAAGATGAATATTATTTATCAAAATAAAAAATATTCATTTAACGGATTCAGGTTTTTATTTTTGAAAGCACGATTTCATTGAACTACTTCCATAAGAACTTAAAAGAGTTACGAAAGTTGAAAGGGCTGAATCAAGAACAGTTTGCGCGGTTGTTCTTCTTGAATAAGGCTAATGTTCAATCCTATGAAATCTCTACCTTCCCTAAGATTGAGAAGTATCACGAGATTGTTGAATACTTCGATCTAGATGCTGTCAAGTTTGTGCAGTGCGATATGACCAAAGTCTCGGTCTTTAAGGAAGATAATACCAAACCAGATGAAGCAGCTACAGCAGATAAAATAGACCGGTGGACAGATCCTCACAATGCTAATAAAGATCAGTTTCAATACGTAAATGACCTTTCATTAGAAGAGTTGAAAAGCATGTATGTCCGTCACAGTATAACTATTAAGGAGTTGATGCACGAAAACCTAACACTGAAGGAGAAATATATCCAGTTGTTGGAGAAAACACAGGAGTCAAAAGAATAAAATCAGGATCGGGCTTGCTCTTCTTTCTCTACCTGGGCGATCATTTTGTCAACATCGATTGAGTATCGAAGCCCAATACGATTAAGTACTTTTACATGCCTTTTCAGATAGATGATGAGATCGTCATCCACTCGTCTTAAGCGTCGGTAGTGCTGCGCCAGCCAGATGATACCAATCAATAATATGAGCCCTGTAAGGCAGATAATAATGAGCCTTTGCCGTTCTATTGCTAATGAGGCTTGTAGCTCTTGATTCTCGTTCAATTGATATACTCTCTCCGCTTGATATTGGGAATGAAGGATTTTGAGGCGTTCGCTTAGCTCAATATAAGGCTTTGTGAAAACAATAATTTTTGATTTGATCTCTGCTATTTTTTCAAAATCTGACTGAGACTCATAATAAGATGAAAGACTTTCAAGTGCTTCAATTATCTTTTTAGTATCGGCATAAGCTGGATCGAGTTGAGAAGCAATCTCAAACATTGGAATGGCTTTTTCTAATTGATTTGAACGCTTGTAGACTTTACCTAAGTTCAAATAACTAGTGATCATAGTTCGTTTATCGTCTGTGGCTTTCTTATATGCAAGACCATTTAATAACAAATTGGTTGCCGTAGAAATATCTCCTTCCAGTAAATGAATATAACCTAGACTATTTAAACTTCGACCGATGAAAATGGAGTCCTTACTACTTTGAGACATATTCAAACTAGCATTGTAATATGTCTTAGAATCATTTAGCTTATTTTGATCGAGAAATAGAAGCCCCATTTCTAACACGGCATTTCTATGCTTCTTTTCAATTTCATGCCTCCTATAGTATTCCAGGCATATTCTCAATGACTCTTCAGCTTTTTGATATTCTTTATTGAGCCTGTAGGTGCTGCCAAGATTGTAGAAGGTCTTTATGATACTTAGGGAATCTAAGCCCTGAACAGACGTGACGATCTCATTAAAGTAATCAATAGCATATTCATAGTGATAAAGTGATTGATAAGATAACGCCAAATAGGTCAAAGAGGCATATTCTTTTTTTGAATCATTGATTTTCCTGAAGTGTTTTAGTGCATTGTAAAAGTTGATGATTGCATTCTCTTTATCGCCCAATTCCGAAAATTGAACTTTCCCTTGCCAATAGAACAATTCCGCTTTTTCTCTTGAAAGAAGGCCTTCATCGACAAGTTGACTTTTGGCCATTTCAAGTGCTAAGAACACATCGTTCTTTTTAGCACTATCTAAACGACTAATAAAATTAGAAGTGCCCCAACTCCAATGAATCAAAATAAGGCAGGGAATAAGAAATAAGAGTGTTCTTTTCTTGGCCATTAAGGTTCTTTTTAAGAATGGTCAGGATCGAGCAATTTCAATCTGAAATGAAAAAGTACAGCCTAATTCCCACTTTGCCAAATACTGGTTTCACAGTACAGGGGGCAGAGTGGTTCTCGGCCCCCAACGTATGTGTTATTCACCATCATCGGGCAACTCTGGATCACCACCATCCCCTCCATTCGATTTTGTGATAACATCTGGATTCAATACTTGAACCTCAGAAAGGTCTTCCTGCAACCCGCTGCAAGAAGCGAATAACAAAGTAGAGAATAGGCAAGCAATAAATGTTCTCGTCAAATTTTTCATGATTGTAATTATTAAATGAAACGTGGCGAGAAAGTTAATCGATGAAACCGTGAATAACGGATATATCAATTGATATTATCTTATGTTGTTTTATATCAACTGATATAATTAATGTCGATAGAAAAGGTTCGATGACAGATTATCCTTGAAGGAAGTCAATCTTTTCTTGATTCCTGTTGCTTGCTGTTCTTTCATTGTCGTTTTCATATTGTTTATGGTTTAAGGGTTTTGAAATATTTCTGTTTGATTTTAATTCAGTTGAAGATTGGAATGACTAGAGAGTATCGAAGCATGGAATTGCTTCAACAACATCGGATCTCCAAGTTTTCCAATTCGCTGCTCACAGTCCCGATACATTTCCAGTGATGGCTTTCTCTTGGCAGTATCTTTCTTTTCATTGTTGAGATATCGCCTAACTTGAGCATTCAGAATCAGTTTAAGCTGAACCTCCTTTTTGCGTTTTTCCTGTACTTCCCACCACTTCTTGGTTCCGGTGAAGCCATGACGGTTCGTCGGATCAAAATATCGGTCAGGTAGTTGTACAAATCGATTCTCAGGGTCTTTCAGGATAAACTTTTTGACCAGAAAGATGCGCTCGGTGTATATCTCATGGACTCGTGTCAGGCGGTCCTCACTCACCGGTTCATACCATTGCCGAAGTAACCTTTTTGCAGCCAATTCCTGCCTTTCGGTGAGATACACATCCTTGTAAAGCACGTTCTTAGCCAGATTCCAAAGCCTTTCTGCGTAAAAGGAAGTGGCGGCCCGAGCTGGATTTTCGGGGGATTTATCCCCGTTTTCCTCTCCAACTCGATGCCGCCCTTTTTCCCCTGCATCTTTGTGGGCTTTTTCGGATAACTCACAGTTATCCACAGCCGCCGCCCGGCCCGCCGCCTTTTCGCCTTGTTTTGCCACTTTTTCCCCTGTGTGTCCCGCAAGGGTGTTGCCAGTGTAGCCTGAAAAGGCTTGAGGACTTGTGAGCGCATGCTCACGCCTTTTTGAAGTGTTGCCAGTTGAGACGTTTCGGCTGTTGATGCCCTCATTCGAAGGTATTTTCATGGAGTTAACCACATCTATTATTATATTATTAGTGTTTCTAGTCCTTATGTTAGCAATGCATAAGTTTCCCCCCTAAGGAATACCTTAAGGGGAAAGCAAAAAAGAAACTTATGCAGAAACAAGGTAATGGATTGGATTTTAATGGTCAAACTATATACGTGGGTATCGATGCTCATTTAAAGAGCTGGAAGGTAAGCCTGATGACAGCAGGAATAATGGAGAAAACATTTTCCCAAGATGCGGATCCAGAGGCTCTGCATAATTACCTAACAAAACGGTATCCAGGCGCGAGTTATGAGTCAGCTTATGAAGCGGGATTTTGTGGTTTCAGTATTCATCGACGATTGTCTTCTTTAGGCATAAAGAATCTGGTGGTTAACCCTGCGGATATACCAGTTACAGACAAAGAGAAAAAGCAAAAGGAAGACCAACGTGATAGTAGAAGAATAGTAAGATCACTTGCCAATGGGACATTGAAAAGTATACACATTCCATCATTAGCTTTTGAGGAACTACGAACTTTTGTGAGGTATAGAAAAACTTTGATCAAAGAAATCAACCGACATAAGTTGAGGGTTAAGTCGCTGCTGTACTACTATGGTATTGCCATACCATTAGCTCATGCTCAAAGTTCAAAGCACTGGTCAAAAGCATTCACTACATGGCTAAAATCGCTTGATGGTCTATCAGAAGGTGTAAAAGCTGTTTTGGATCATCTCATAGATACCGTTACCTCATTAAGAACACAACTATTAGCAGTTAATAGAGATCTCAAAAAAATATCAAGATCGGATATGTTTTCAACTCAGGTGGCTTTGTTACAGAGTGTTCCAGGTATTGGTTTTATCGTGGCGATCACGCTGATTAGTGAATTGGAAGACATCAAACGTTTCGGTAATTTGGACCACTTATGTGCCTATGTTGGTTTGATTCCTACTACTCATTCATCAGGAGAACATGACCGAGTAGGTCATATTACCCCTAGAAGTAATCGTGGACTGAGAAGTATGCTCATCGAAAGTGCCTGGGTAGCTGTTCGCCATGATCCAGCATTGATGCTGTGCTATCAAAAACTTATAGGAAGAATGCCTCCATCAAAAGCCATTATTCGTATTGCCAAAAAGTTATTGAGTAGAATCAAATATGTATTGAAAAATAATGAAACCTACATCATTAGTGTGGTTAAATGAATGGACTATAAAATCCAACCTTTATGTAGTGAGACTGTGAAGGTAACACTGCGGCTTTATTCATACAAAGACCGCTTTTTCTAGTCTGCAGCTCACATCATTATAAAAATTAAAAAAGGAAATGCGGCTCAATAGATAGTCCGTTAATAGAAGGTTGTTTTTATAGTTACATGTTATTTTTGATCGTACCAGAGAATTCCGACGGTGACGATTTATACCGACGGTTATATTAAAACTGAAAGGGGGTATCGAACCCCCAATCAGTTTTACCAGAGAATTCCTCTGACTCTGAATTACCCGATCAGGGGATTAAGAGAAAAGGGAGAATTAGTTCTTATTAATCAATTTTTCACGGAAACTTTGCTTTACTACATAGAAGTGTTACCAGCATCTGTATGTAGACGTTTTGTCGTTTGTTCTTTTTCAAAATGGCCTTTCTGAGCTTCTACGGCCTCTTTTGCTGATTTAACATCTTGCGCCTTTTTTGCCTCATCTGGGCTTATTCTCTCCATTACCAACAGGATATCCGGGTTTATCCACAACTCATAACTAGCATTACTACCATGCCATACTTTCCTGGTGATCACACCTGCTTCCATTAACTTCTGGATATGACGTTGGACCGTACGTG
Coding sequences within:
- a CDS encoding IS110 family transposase; amino-acid sequence: MQKQGNGLDFNGQTIYVGIDAHLKSWKVSLMTAGIMEKTFSQDADPEALHNYLTKRYPGASYESAYEAGFCGFSIHRRLSSLGIKNLVVNPADIPVTDKEKKQKEDQRDSRRIVRSLANGTLKSIHIPSLAFEELRTFVRYRKTLIKEINRHKLRVKSLLYYYGIAIPLAHAQSSKHWSKAFTTWLKSLDGLSEGVKAVLDHLIDTVTSLRTQLLAVNRDLKKISRSDMFSTQVALLQSVPGIGFIVAITLISELEDIKRFGNLDHLCAYVGLIPTTHSSGEHDRVGHITPRSNRGLRSMLIESAWVAVRHDPALMLCYQKLIGRMPPSKAIIRIAKKLLSRIKYVLKNNETYIISVVK
- a CDS encoding molybdopterin cofactor-binding domain-containing protein, producing MTVLKTKIGRRSFLKTSAAAGGGLMISFSWLASCSTKPEKEALQMPKEWFEMNSYLKIGENGIVTVRVPNPEFGQNLKTSMPMIVADELDTDWKNVISEQAPFDTDKYVRQLSGGSQSIRQTWKSLRLAGATARHVLKQAAANAWQVPLNEITTANGQLMHQASERSASYGEMAAAAAQIEAPEEVTLKTPQEYNIIGTSKKNVDAAKIVTGQPMFGVDIKTEGMAYAMIVHPPAFGMKLKSFDQSSVQDLPGIQDVFAFKTFEDGYERNYFDTNTHNEMVAIVGNSTWEVMQAKKALKVEWEAFGTHSHTMDMFGRKVDITIPGGLESSNSHLADMHAKASKPGTELRKDGNPGQAFEEAETIIERTYSAPYLAHNTMEPMNCYADVKSDFALIRGPIQAPEFIEKSIAARLRLPLEKVDIQMERMGGGFGRRAYGHYMVEAAVISQQMKKPVKLMYTREDDMTYGIYRPTYTATYRAALDKDNNLIGWHVKGGGIPESPLGRGAANRFPAGAIDNYLAEEWALDSNITIGAFRAPRSNFLAGAEQSFMDEIAEAAGKDPIAFRLELLNRAKNDPVGKTNDYEVDRLIDVLELVRDKSDWGNPKPGVSRGVSAYFCHNSYAAHVVDVKVERGRPVVEKVTCAMDCGIVVNPDAAANMAEGAIIDGIGNALFGEMKFNNGVPEKSNFDQYRMIRHAEAPKEIDVHFVQNEIDPTGMGEPPFPPVFAALANAIYGATNKRLYQQPFLGEEVKLG
- a CDS encoding helix-turn-helix transcriptional regulator — protein: MNYFHKNLKELRKLKGLNQEQFARLFFLNKANVQSYEISTFPKIEKYHEIVEYFDLDAVKFVQCDMTKVSVFKEDNTKPDEAATADKIDRWTDPHNANKDQFQYVNDLSLEELKSMYVRHSITIKELMHENLTLKEKYIQLLEKTQESKE
- a CDS encoding winged helix-turn-helix domain-containing protein, which codes for MIFLHYHTAFKALDRYVKTYNSKTEDLSLQIRQSVSATAKELIRLYGSALIKANGIEKVDKDNLPSLRTNNVQLAKLSHSSTRTVQRHIQKLMEAGVITRKVWHGSNASYELWINPDILLVMERISPDEAKKAQDVKSAKEAVEAQKGHFEKEQTTKRLHTDAGNTSM
- a CDS encoding antibiotic biosynthesis monooxygenase family protein encodes the protein MRQVLMVSSLILIAACSGNPEITKSENDLKGKEEDEDLIVRFAKLKIDSAQLDEYLNYLKEGIETSIATEPGVLTMHAVQEERDPSQVTVLEIYASDSAYQSHLKTPHFLRYKEGTIKMVRSLELVDLDPIVFGVR
- a CDS encoding (2Fe-2S)-binding protein, translated to MASFSLKINGKKHQVDVDPSTPILWVLRDHLELTGTKYGCGIAQCGACTIHLNGNATRACQLPISAIGTNEITTIEGLSENADHPLQEAWIEHDVPQCGYCQAGQIMSAASLLKQNPNPSEDEIASAMHGNICRCGTYTRIKKAIQTAAQA